A single window of Actinoallomurus bryophytorum DNA harbors:
- the secF gene encoding protein translocase subunit SecF, which translates to MSRLGNIGGRLHRGEVSLDFVGRQKTWYAISGLILVISIVSLLTLGLNFGVEFKGGTVFQFPGKPGATTSEARDAVKNSGVVKEDPIVQKTGTGWRVQTETLTSDNVAAVQRSVQKEFALSKPDDVSPQTVGASWGKDISSKALEGLIVFLIAIVIYLSIAFEWRMAVAALIALAHDILITIGVYSLVQFEVTPSSVVGLLTILGYSLYDTVVVFDKVRENTRSLTTSNSMTYSQAANLGLNQTLVRSINTSVIALLPVAGLLFIGAGVLGAGTLKDLALVLFVGMLAGAYSSICIATPILADLQERQEKYRTLAKRVQAKATSAKRRSKTAAGPQGPAEVTDGGEDEVQDTVPAEDETDETTSVGAGRFRMVQQGPRQQPRRAGSKGRPSGKKKR; encoded by the coding sequence ATGTCACGCCTCGGCAACATCGGCGGCCGACTTCACCGCGGCGAGGTCTCCCTGGACTTCGTGGGGCGGCAGAAGACCTGGTATGCCATCTCCGGCCTCATCCTGGTCATCAGCATCGTCTCGCTGCTCACCCTCGGCCTCAACTTCGGCGTCGAGTTCAAGGGCGGCACCGTCTTCCAGTTCCCGGGCAAGCCGGGCGCCACGACGTCGGAGGCCCGTGACGCGGTCAAGAACTCCGGGGTCGTCAAGGAAGACCCGATCGTCCAGAAGACCGGCACGGGCTGGCGAGTGCAGACCGAGACCCTCACCTCCGACAACGTCGCCGCCGTGCAGAGGTCGGTGCAGAAGGAGTTCGCGCTCTCCAAGCCCGACGACGTCAGTCCGCAGACGGTCGGTGCCAGCTGGGGCAAGGACATCTCCTCGAAGGCGCTCGAGGGCCTGATCGTCTTCCTGATCGCGATCGTGATCTACCTGTCCATCGCGTTCGAGTGGCGGATGGCGGTCGCGGCGCTCATCGCACTCGCGCACGACATCCTCATCACGATCGGTGTCTACTCGCTGGTGCAGTTCGAGGTGACACCGTCCTCGGTGGTCGGCCTGCTGACGATCCTCGGTTATTCGCTGTACGACACCGTGGTGGTGTTCGACAAGGTGCGGGAGAACACCCGTTCGCTGACCACGTCGAACTCCATGACCTACAGCCAGGCGGCCAACCTGGGTCTCAACCAGACCCTGGTCCGGTCGATCAACACTTCGGTGATCGCCCTGCTGCCCGTGGCCGGACTGCTGTTCATCGGGGCCGGAGTCCTGGGTGCGGGCACGCTCAAGGACCTGGCGCTCGTGCTGTTCGTCGGCATGCTGGCCGGCGCCTACTCCTCGATCTGCATCGCCACGCCGATCCTCGCGGACCTGCAAGAACGGCAGGAAAAATACCGCACACTGGCCAAGCGGGTGCAGGCCAAGGCGACCAGCGCCAAGCGCAGGTCCAAGACGGCGGCGGGGCCGCAGGGGCCCGCCGAGGTCACGGACGGCGGCGAGGACGAGGTCCAGGACACGGTTCCGGCCGAGGACGAGACCGACGAGACGACCTCGGTCGGCGCCGGCAGGTTCCGCATGGTGCAGCAGGGACCGCGGCAGCAGCCGCGGCGTGCGGGCTCCAAGGGCCGGCCGAGCGGCAAGAAGAAGCGCTGA
- a CDS encoding adenine phosphoribosyltransferase: MTRRPVDLTQLIIDRIRDVPDYPKPGVTFKDITPLLADHAAFAAVIDAIVAHYGRGTIDKVAGVEARGFILAAPVAYHFGAGFVPVRKKGKLPSSTYAESYDLEYGSETIEVHQDAFTPGERVLIVDDVLATGGTARATAELVRRTGAQVAGLSVLMELGFLNGREKLADLDLHAMVTV, translated from the coding sequence GTGACCAGGCGCCCCGTCGACCTGACGCAGCTGATCATCGACCGGATCCGGGACGTCCCGGACTACCCCAAGCCGGGCGTGACCTTCAAGGACATCACTCCGCTGCTCGCCGACCACGCCGCCTTCGCGGCCGTCATCGACGCCATCGTCGCGCACTACGGCCGTGGCACCATCGACAAGGTGGCCGGCGTCGAGGCGCGCGGTTTCATCCTGGCCGCTCCGGTGGCGTACCACTTCGGCGCCGGGTTCGTCCCGGTACGCAAGAAGGGCAAGCTGCCCTCGTCGACGTACGCGGAGAGCTACGACCTGGAGTACGGCAGCGAGACGATCGAAGTGCACCAGGACGCGTTCACGCCGGGGGAGCGGGTTCTCATCGTCGACGACGTCCTCGCCACCGGCGGCACCGCCAGGGCCACCGCGGAGCTCGTACGCCGGACCGGCGCGCAGGTCGCCGGGCTGTCGGTGCTCATGGAGCTGGGCTTCCTGAACGGCCGCGAGAAGCTGGCCGATCTCGACCTCCACGCGATGGTCACCGTCTGA